The Bradyrhizobium barranii subsp. barranii genome segment TCATCCAGGTCCGTGCCTGGATTGGCCGAAGCGGAGCGACCTGCGTGGTTGCGTGTGAGCTTGAGCAAAAGGACGCCAACGCCTTTCCCGGGGTGACGCTCTTTACGAAGCGGCAGGCACCCGGCATGAAGCCGACGGCGGTTTATCTTCCGCCAAAGCACCCAACATCTGCCACCAAGTTCGACGTCGTGATCTGGCTTCACGGCTTCTATGTCAAAAACCATGAATTCCTCTTCCACAGCGATCCAGCGCGGCTGCGCGAACAGGTCCGGGATTCCGGCAAGGACGTAGTGCTTATCGCGCCGTTCCTGGGCTACGAATATGCCGTTGGCGACACCTTTGCCGGAAACTACAGCGTGTCTGACCTGGCAACCGCGAACTGGGGCGAACGCTATATCGAGGAGATCCTTGGAGCTCTTGCCAGGTTCCTGGGTCTCTCCTCGACGTCCATTCCTCAGCTCCAGATCGGCAAGCTCATCATCGCATGCCACTCCGGCGGCGGTAACGGCATGCGTAATCTCGTCGGGAGCCTCGGAAAGTATCAGGGCAAGCTGACGGCCTGTTGGGGATTTGACTGCCTCTACGGTGCCAATGCGCGGCCCGATGATGCGACCTTCTGGTACCAATGGTTGTCCGGACAGAGCGGCCGGGCGCTCGAGATCGTGTATGGTCCATCAACTCTGCCGCAATCGGTGAAGCTGGACCTGATCGGGCGTGGGCTGGCGACGACCGATGGCAATCAAACTCAGCCTCAGCGCCCTGCCCTTAAGAACCTCAGCGTAAGCTTGGGTCATCACGATCTATTCCCGGCATTTGGCCAGATGGTCAGGGTCAACGATCTTGACCCGGCTTTCGTGGATCGCTTCATGATACCGCAGGTCGCGGACCAGCCGCGGCATAAGCCAGCGCCGCAGCGCGGGGAATTCCTCCAGCACGCAATTTCCAACGTTCGCAGCGCTTTTCCCTTTCCAAAGGACATTCATTACATGATCGCCCGGGTGGCTTCTTCAGCCGACTGAGCAAGCTATAACCCAAGCTTCACAGGACTCACTTGATGGAATAAGATTTGACGTCGAACGACCAATTGTTCGTCGCCAGCTTTCCGCTGCTGTTGTCCGGCACGCGCAGCTCGCTGGTCCAGGCCGATAGATAGCTCAATGCGTCGGCCTGACCTTCCAGCTTGCGGGGCATGTCCGGCAAATCAAGCAATTGCACGCGTCGCTCGCTCAGGATGGCGATCATCACTGCGGACCCCGTCGGCGGTGCGACGACATATTCAAAACCACGCTGTCGCGCCGCCGGGGCAGGAACAACAAATTCGACACCCGGCTTGACGAGATTGATGTCGCGTTCGTTCGACTGCGCCAATAGCTCGGGGGTCGGAAAGATCTGGGACATCCGCCCTTCCGCGTCGACGTCGACCAAAATGAGATATCCAGTCTTCCTGGCGGTGACGCCGAACGAGACCTTGCCGCCGACGTTGACGGTCTGGCTCGGCAGGATCTGAAGGGACACACTCGCGGCATTGGTCTGCCCGCGCACCGCTTGTACAGGCCAAAGCCAACGTGCGTACGTCGTGCCGACATGCAACGACACCGTCGGCAATGGTGCTGCGGGCACAGCTCCGCTACCCGCCAGTAGCAGCAGGAATGCGAGCCATGGTCGCGCCTGGCGGATCGGCTGCGATGACGGCATGGTCTGCTCCCCTAAGAGTCAGGGGGCACTGAAGAAGCCGATCGAGGCGATTCGCGCGTCTGCGGGCAAGTAACGCTCGAGACTCTTGATCACTTGCCCCGAGGCGCGACGCCGGTTGAACTGCATTAGGGCTGTCTCAAGATCTACCATGCGTTGCTGCGAGGTCACCGCAACGATCTGTTCCGCACCGAACGGCTCGCCGACCCTGAGCGGTAGGCGCAAACTCGCCGATCGGGCCAGCGCCGCATCAGAACCCACCGGATACAACAATTGGATGGTGCCATCGCCAGACACATTGAACAGCAGCACCGCCCTTGACGCCACATCGGACAGGTCAACTTCGACGGTCTGGCCAGCACGCTGTTGGCGATCGTCTGGCCAGATGCGCATGATCTGCGGCGACCGGGTCGCAATGCGTTTCAGTTCACGAATTGCCGCGGTCCGGTCGACTACCGTCGGCAGGTTTGCAACGTCGATCCCGTAGGCGACCACGTCGCCCCACGCGATCACGTCGTGCGACACGGGATCCCAGATCAGGTCGGGATTGTCCGTCGGTTGGACCGCCTGCACGGGAACATCTTTTGGCTTCACGCTTGCAAAATAGCTCGTCTTGCCGTCGAGCGCCGCCAGCCGGATTGGTGCAGCGAGGCGGAGAGGCCCCGGCGCGTCGCCGGCCGGAAGTTCCTTGGTTGCCGCCGCGGCAAGGGTCGGAATGGTTGGTGCCTTGGCCGTGACAGACGGCGGCGCGGGCGCCTGTCCCTCGATGGCCCCGGATCCGGCCGGCCCAGAGGCCGCTCTCGCGGCCGGCCCCTGAATCAGCACGACACCGCGCGTCAATTCGAAGGCGACGTCGATATCCGGCGTCTGAGGCGGCGATGATACGGTCACGATGTTCTGGCGCTGGTCCGAGAG includes the following:
- a CDS encoding alpha/beta hydrolase family protein encodes the protein MVACELEQKDANAFPGVTLFTKRQAPGMKPTAVYLPPKHPTSATKFDVVIWLHGFYVKNHEFLFHSDPARLREQVRDSGKDVVLIAPFLGYEYAVGDTFAGNYSVSDLATANWGERYIEEILGALARFLGLSSTSIPQLQIGKLIIACHSGGGNGMRNLVGSLGKYQGKLTACWGFDCLYGANARPDDATFWYQWLSGQSGRALEIVYGPSTLPQSVKLDLIGRGLATTDGNQTQPQRPALKNLSVSLGHHDLFPAFGQMVRVNDLDPAFVDRFMIPQVADQPRHKPAPQRGEFLQHAISNVRSAFPFPKDIHYMIARVASSAD
- a CDS encoding DUF4384 domain-containing protein, translated to MSLHVGTTYARWLWPVQAVRGQTNAASVSLQILPSQTVNVGGKVSFGVTARKTGYLILVDVDAEGRMSQIFPTPELLAQSNERDINLVKPGVEFVVPAPAARQRGFEYVVAPPTGSAVMIAILSERRVQLLDLPDMPRKLEGQADALSYLSAWTSELRVPDNSSGKLATNNWSFDVKSYSIK
- a CDS encoding caspase family protein; this encodes MRMPRGFDCGIRRLCATIGLAALIGLITPHAYAAGGLSISNPDGAAVRALVIGIDDYQHVRKLKGAVADATDIVTSLKSMGVGDVVVLTNAQADRASVLREISALVERTKNNDLIFLSIAGHGTQEPERVKGSEPDGMENVFLLPGFGTTPTGSVERVLGSEFNHFIRQFELRGARVIFVADTCHGGGMVRDIDPRAAEMSFRQVPRYTLLVDELKPVSDSNDPKSELDLDHTAFLAAVDRYTKAPEVRIPGIDGLRGALSYAVARAVEGSADINHDGKVTLKELFSNVRQVVYQLSDQRQNIVTVSSPPQTPDIDVAFELTRGVVLIQGPAARAASGPAGSGAIEGQAPAPPSVTAKAPTIPTLAAAATKELPAGDAPGPLRLAAPIRLAALDGKTSYFASVKPKDVPVQAVQPTDNPDLIWDPVSHDVIAWGDVVAYGIDVANLPTVVDRTAAIRELKRIATRSPQIMRIWPDDRQQRAGQTVEVDLSDVASRAVLLFNVSGDGTIQLLYPVGSDAALARSASLRLPLRVGEPFGAEQIVAVTSQQRMVDLETALMQFNRRRASGQVIKSLERYLPADARIASIGFFSAP